A window of Silurus meridionalis isolate SWU-2019-XX chromosome 4, ASM1480568v1, whole genome shotgun sequence contains these coding sequences:
- the twist1b gene encoding twist-related protein 1b yields the protein MPEEAVQSGSSCPESPADSVPSSSEGELEQHPKKSVRKRRSIRKDAEDSDSSLPGKRGKKSSSGSGGSSGSPPSLEELHSQRVMANVRERQRTQSLNEAFAALRKIIPTLPSDKLSKIQTLKLAARYIDFLCQVLQSDELDSKMASCSYVAHERLSYAFSVWRMEGAWSMSASH from the coding sequence ATGCCCGAAGAAGCGGTGCAAAGCGGATCAAGCTGCCCCGAGTCTCCGGCGGACAGCGTCCCGAGCAGCAGCGAAGGCGAACTCGAGCAGCACCCGAAGAAGAGCGTGCGGAAAAGACGCTCGATCCGCAAGGACGCGGAGGATTCGGACAGCTCTTTACCGGGGAAGAGAGGCAAGAAGTCGAGCAGCGGGAGCGGAGGAAGCAGCGGAAGCCCGCCGTCTCTCGAGGAGCTCCACTCGCAGCGTGTCATGGCGAACGTGCGCGAGCGCCAGAGGACGCAGTCCTTGAACGAGGCCTTCGCCGCGCTGAGAAAGATCATCCCCACTCTCCCCTCGGACAAACTCAGCAAGATCCAGACGCTGAAGCTCGCCGCGCGCTACATCGACTTCCTGTGCCAGGTCCTGCAGAGCGACGAACTCGACTCAAAGATGGCAAGCTGCAGCTACGTGGCTCACGAGCGCCTCAGCTACGCGTTCTCCGTGTGGCGCATGGAGGGCGCGTGGTCCATGTCTGCGTCTCACTAG